One Entelurus aequoreus isolate RoL-2023_Sb linkage group LG09, RoL_Eaeq_v1.1, whole genome shotgun sequence genomic window carries:
- the LOC133657819 gene encoding uncharacterized protein LOC133657819, whose amino-acid sequence MHLHRFLWRDSPEEEISEYAVTRVNMGDKPAGCIAQLAMRETASLPNFTHLQDERRVIEEDSYVDDLLTSHNDLNRLDQITAGVEEVLKAGGFFLKPWVRSGQSGRKETEADVLKPEQGNTLILPNQIREGENKALGIGYQVDKDKLYMLTAVNFSNRKKKMRVGKDLLEEEVRAETPNPLTRRALLSQVAALYDPIGLVAPVKQKGAILVRKAFQEGGGGKLTQETWDQPLSERLREEAIQLFEEYAQLGQVKFHRSLTPPDWKGKPYGITFSDGSDKTYGAVMYVRWETSHGTEVRFVEAKAKLTPLDQKGDAVKAEICGAVFAARIRKYVEKHARMKIEKWFHLLDSQTVLGAIQRESYGYQTFFANRVGEIQMSGPVQDWWWTRGDLNIADLITRGGNPKDLNEESTWQNGPEFLKWPVEEWPIQSAGEVAAQARESVNKLQRKAFSAALTRAQAKMSRQKEDPLATPEKESPCEESKPIMPRRKPTSWVKHLVVVKRFSSLTKLIRVVAWTRRAAEQWLKRRSNPGQPKWEATPKQAGLAGTELEGAREDVFLAAQEGRIQIFNEDETAVPVLPFEAWVSTLLSQESHDANHEGVAGTLLRMRKTAWIIKGRRIAKKVVDSCIVCRKNRAKKCQQIMADLPPERTTPAAPFEFTTMDLFGPYEVKDEVKKRTRLKVWGIVFSCMASRAIHTELVSDQSSQGFLLAYQRFTSLRGHPRKLWSDPGTNFVGAKPALEQLYTFLDRLDKSQVEDMAANHGTEWSWKIHPADSPHRNGAAEAAVRVVKRALTNVGGDGVFTWGEFQTFLYMAANLANERPIDARTQSREDCVEYITPNSLLLGRANPKGDPGDFQFDRYPYKRLQVIQAEVTKFWKKWSQLAGPNLFIRNKWHTKERNVSVGDVVWLADQNALRGQYKLARVVRANTDSKGIVRDVLVRTFPSYPVPIKKTSDKEKPTTKTKRLRHQIPATILHRDVRRLIILIPIEEQRKEGPV is encoded by the exons atgcatctgcacaggttcctgtggaGAGACAGCCCAGAAGAGGAAATCAGTGAGTATGCCGTCACCAGAGTCAATATGGGCGACAAACCTGCTGGCTGCATTGCTCAATTGGCCATGAGGGAAACTGCAAGTCTGCCCAACTTCACTCACCTGCAGGATGAACGCAGAGTCATTGAAGAAGACAGCTATGTGGATGACCTGTTGACCTCCCACAATGACCTGAACAGACTTGACCAAATCACAGCTGGAGTTGAAGAGGTCCTAAAGGCTGGAGGCTTCTTCCTCAAACCATGGGTCAGGTCAGGGCAAAGTGGGAGGAAAGAAACTGAAGCGGATGTCCTAAAGCCAGAGCAAGGAAACACCTTGATTCTTCCAAACCAAATAAGAGAAGGAGAGAACAAAGCCCTGGGCATCGGCTACCAGGTGGACAAAGACAAACTGTACATGCTGACGGCGGTTAACTTTTCCAATAGGAAGAAAAAGATGAGAGTTGGCAAAGATCTTCTTGAAGAGGAGGTGAGAGCTGAAACGCCTAACCCACTGACGAGGAGAGCTCTCCTAAGCCAAGTTGCTGCACTGTACGACCCAATCGGCCTAGTTGCACCGGTCAAGCAGAAGGGAGCAATTCTCGTCCGTAAAGCATTCCAAGAAGGAGGGGGGGGCAAGCTGACCCAAGAAACCTGGGATCAACCTCTTTCAGAAAGACTCAGGGAAGAAGCCATACAGCTCTTCGAGGAATATGCCCAGCTTGGACAGGTGAAATTCCACAGGAGCCTCACACCGCCCGACTGGAAAGGGAAACCCTACGGCATCACATTTTCTGACGGAAGTGACAAAACCTATGGTGCTGTGATGTACGTCAGATGGGAGACAAGTCACGGAACTGAAGTTCGATTCGTGGAAGCAAAGGCCAAACTGACACCCCTGGACCAAAAGGGAGATGCTGTAAAAGCAGAAATCTGTGGCGCAGTCTTTGCTGCCAGAATTCGGAAGTACGTGGAGAAACATGCCCGTATGAAGATTGAGAAATGGTTCCACCTACTGGACAGTCAAACAGTCCTCGGGGCCATCCAACGAGAATCATACGGATACCAAACCTTCTTCGCCAACAGAGTGGGCGAAATCCAGATGTCCGGGCCAGTGCAAGACTGGTGGTGGACCAGAGGAGATCTGAACATTGCTGACTTAATAACAAGAGGAGGCAATCCCAAAGACTTAAATGAGGAATCCACATGGCAAAACGGACCAGAGTTCCTGAAGTGGCCAGTGGAGGAGTGGCCTATTCAGTCAGCTGGAGAAGTTGCAGCCCAGGCCAGGGAGAGTGTAAACAAGCTTCAAAGAAAGGCATTCTCTGCTGCACTGACCAGAGCTCAAGCTAAGATGAGTCGGCAAAAAGAAGACCCACTGGCCACTCCGGAAAAGGAAAGTCCCTGTGAAGAATCGAAACCTATTATGCCAAGAAGAAAACCCACTAGCTGGGTGAAACATCTTGTGGTTGTAAAAAGGTTCAGTAGCCTGACAAAACTGATCAGAGTTGTTGCCTGGACACGACGAGCTGCCGAGCAGTGGCTGAAGAGGAGGTCGAACCCAGGACAACCAAAGTGGGAGGCAACACCCAAGCAGGCTGGATTGGCTGGCACTGAACTAGAAGGTGCACGTGAAGACGTCTTCCTCGCAGCTCAAGAAG GGAGGATCCAGATATTTAACGAAGATGAGACAGCCGTGCCAGTCTTGCCATTTGAAGCATGGGTGTCAACATTGCTGTCACAAGAATCCCATGACGCTAACCACGAGGGGGTAGCAGGAACCCTTCTACGGATGAGGAAGACAGCGTGGATAATAAAGGGCCGGAGAATTGCCAAGAAAGTAGTTGACAGCTGCATAGTTTGCAGAAAGAACAGAGCAAAGAAGTGTCaacaaatcatggcagacttacctCCAGAGCGAACCACCCCAGCTGCTCCTTTTGAATTCACAACCATGGACCTATTCGGCCCTTATGAAGTGAAGGATGAagtcaagaaaagaaccagactgAAAGTGTGGGGAATCGTCTTCAGTTGCATGGCCTCCCGTGCCATACACACTGAACTAGTGAGTGACCAGTCATCCCAAGGCTTCCTCCTCGCCTATCAGAGGTTCACGTCACTCAGAGGACATCCCAGGAAGCTCTGGTCAGACCCCGGCACAAATTTTGTGGGCGCCAAACCTGCTCTGGAACAGCTGTACACATTCCTTGACCGACTGGACAAGTCTCAAGTCGAAGACATGGCTGCCAACCATGGAACAGAATGGTCCTGGAAGATCCACCCTGCGGATTCTCCCCACAGAAATGGTGCTGCAGAAGCGGCTGTCAGAGTGGTCAAACGGGCCCTGACCAATGTCGGCGGAGATGGTGTCTTCACCTGGGGTGAATTTCAAACCTTCCTCTACATGGCTGCCAACCTTGCAAATGAGCGACCAATCGATGCAAGAACTCAAAGCAGGGAAGACTGTGTGGAATACATCACCCCGAACTCTCTGCTCCTAGGGCGTGCCAACCCTAAGGGAGATCCTGGAGACTTCCAGTTTGATCGCTATCCTTATAAAAGACTGCAAGTAATTCAAGCTGAAGTCACCAAATTCTGGAAGAAATGGAGCCAACTAGCTGGACCCAACCTCTTCATAAGAAACAAATGGCACACCAAAGAGCGAAATGTTTCTGTCGGAGATGTGGTCTGGTTGGCTGACCAAAATGCCCTGAGAGGACAGTACAAGCTGGCCAGAGTAGTCAGAGCCAATACGGACAGCAAAGGCATCGTAAGAGACGTGCTTGTGAGGACCTTTCCCAGCTATCCTGTCCCCATCAAGAAGACAAGCGACAAAGAAAAACCGACCACGAAAACCAAGAGGCTCAGACATCAAATCCCAGCAACAATCCTGCATAGGGATGTCAGACGCCTCATCATTCTAATTCCCATTGAAGAACAAAGGAAAGAAGGACCTGTGTGA